The proteins below are encoded in one region of Paracoccus methylovorus:
- a CDS encoding ABC transporter permease: MSDVVSGRRPRLIQIRVPVSRRQALISGIAVWAIFFGIWILSSALGWVNPILVPPPDQVFATIIRLFTVDGFGSDVLISIMRVLIAFALATLVAVPIGVAMGAFPAIDAVIAPFVSAWRYLPAPSFIPILLMWFGTGETPKLVLLFLGVIFFLITLIADHTRDVRRELIETALTLGAGRRVTVMQVMFPAVLPNILVAMRQMLAVVWTYLVIAEIVASTTGIGAMMMRARRFLNTDEILAGIIVIGVLGMLSDLAFAQLHRRLFPYLETKR; this comes from the coding sequence ATGTCAGACGTTGTTTCGGGGCGCAGACCACGCCTCATACAAATCCGCGTGCCGGTGTCCCGCCGTCAGGCGCTCATATCCGGGATTGCGGTCTGGGCCATTTTCTTCGGAATCTGGATCCTGTCCTCCGCGCTCGGCTGGGTGAACCCCATCCTGGTCCCACCGCCAGACCAGGTTTTCGCGACGATTATCCGGCTGTTTACAGTCGACGGGTTCGGCTCCGATGTGCTGATTTCCATCATGCGGGTGCTCATCGCTTTCGCCCTGGCGACACTTGTTGCGGTGCCGATCGGGGTCGCGATGGGCGCGTTCCCCGCAATTGATGCGGTGATCGCTCCCTTTGTCTCTGCCTGGAGATACCTGCCCGCGCCCTCCTTCATACCGATCCTGCTGATGTGGTTCGGGACCGGTGAAACACCCAAGCTGGTGCTCCTTTTTCTCGGAGTGATCTTCTTCCTGATCACGCTGATCGCGGATCACACCCGTGACGTGAGACGAGAGTTGATCGAAACCGCCCTGACGCTGGGTGCAGGACGACGGGTCACGGTCATGCAGGTGATGTTTCCGGCCGTGCTTCCCAACATCCTCGTCGCGATGAGGCAGATGCTCGCGGTCGTCTGGACCTATCTGGTGATTGCGGAGATTGTTGCCTCCACCACCGGCATTGGCGCCATGATGATGCGGGCACGTCGCTTCCTCAATACGGATGAAATTCTCGCCGGTATCATCGTCATCGGTGTCCTCGGTATGCTGTCGGACCTGGCTTTCGCGCAGCTCCACCGCCGTCTTTTCCCTTATCTGGAGACCAAGCGATGA
- a CDS encoding SDR family NAD(P)-dependent oxidoreductase, protein MFRIDFTGCDVVITGASRGIGKGIAAGFAQAGARLHLIANDPGVHDSAAEFGATAAEADITDKAEVARALGSLSQIDVLINNAGLELMTPVTDATDEVSNAFRRVVDINVTGTSIVTSLALDRMRPGSAIINTASIWGRVAEPGFGAYVASKHAIIGLTKTWARELGPRGIRVNAICPGWVRTEASMRSLGRVAAQAGRNEEELLDEIVAGQALPGLMEPQDMAASYLFFASDLAANITGQSLGVDRGEVPW, encoded by the coding sequence ATGTTCCGTATCGATTTTACCGGCTGCGACGTCGTGATCACCGGGGCGAGCCGCGGGATCGGCAAAGGAATTGCTGCTGGCTTTGCCCAGGCCGGGGCTCGTCTGCATCTGATCGCGAACGATCCGGGTGTCCATGACAGCGCTGCGGAGTTCGGCGCAACCGCTGCCGAGGCGGACATAACTGATAAAGCCGAGGTGGCCCGTGCTCTTGGGTCTCTTAGCCAGATCGATGTCCTGATCAACAATGCCGGTCTGGAGCTGATGACACCGGTTACGGACGCCACAGACGAGGTCAGCAATGCCTTCCGCCGTGTGGTGGACATCAATGTGACCGGAACCTCGATTGTCACCTCCCTGGCCCTTGACCGCATGAGGCCGGGCAGTGCGATCATCAATACCGCATCAATCTGGGGCAGGGTCGCCGAGCCGGGCTTCGGCGCCTATGTCGCCTCCAAGCACGCGATTATCGGCCTCACGAAGACCTGGGCGCGGGAACTGGGGCCACGGGGCATAAGGGTCAACGCCATCTGCCCGGGCTGGGTCCGAACAGAGGCCTCGATGAGGTCGCTCGGGCGCGTTGCCGCTCAGGCGGGGAGGAATGAGGAGGAGCTCCTTGATGAGATCGTGGCGGGCCAGGCTTTGCCGGGGCTTATGGAGCCACAGGACATGGCTGCCAGCTATTTGTTCTTCGCCTCGGACCTGGCCGCAAACATCACGGGTCAATCTCTTGGCGTCGACAGAGGAGAGGTGCCTTGGTGA
- a CDS encoding ABC transporter ATP-binding protein — MMSDTILSIRNVSKSFDLPRGKSLTAVDDVSFDVPRGSICVLLGPSGSGKSTILRMIAGLETQSAGQVLLNDVPIDGPGRDRGMVFQAYTSFDWMSVGRNVEFGMKINGVSADKRRGRAEHFIGLVGLSKFIDAYPSRLSGGMRQRVAIARSLANAPEVLLMDEPFGALDAETRWQMQELMIEVAEASGTTMVIVTHDIEEAIYLADRIVFLSSHPGRLKEEIIPSFKPGRLKRKEDAIALPGYAELEHKIMRMMREEGGH; from the coding sequence ATGATGTCCGACACGATCCTCAGCATCCGCAACGTCTCCAAATCCTTCGACCTGCCACGTGGAAAGAGCCTTACGGCGGTGGATGACGTCTCCTTCGATGTGCCGCGCGGGTCTATCTGCGTCCTGCTTGGCCCCTCCGGAAGCGGAAAATCAACAATCCTGCGCATGATCGCCGGACTGGAAACCCAGAGCGCCGGACAGGTGCTTCTCAATGATGTTCCGATCGACGGACCGGGCCGGGATCGCGGTATGGTGTTTCAGGCTTATACCTCGTTCGACTGGATGTCGGTGGGTCGAAATGTAGAGTTCGGCATGAAGATCAATGGGGTGTCGGCTGACAAAAGGCGCGGCCGGGCCGAACATTTTATCGGGCTGGTCGGTCTTTCAAAGTTCATTGACGCTTATCCATCCCGTCTTTCGGGCGGAATGCGGCAGCGGGTGGCCATCGCGCGGAGTCTGGCCAACGCGCCGGAGGTTCTTCTGATGGACGAGCCCTTTGGCGCGCTTGATGCGGAGACGCGCTGGCAGATGCAGGAATTGATGATCGAGGTAGCGGAGGCATCCGGAACGACGATGGTCATCGTCACCCATGATATCGAAGAGGCGATCTATCTGGCCGATCGTATCGTCTTTCTCTCCAGCCATCCGGGCCGCCTCAAGGAGGAGATCATCCCCTCCTTCAAACCGGGACGGCTGAAACGCAAGGAGGATGCCATCGCTTTGCCGGGTTACGCGGAGCTTGAACACAAGATCATGAGGATGATGCGAGAGGAGGGCGGACACTGA